The DNA segment GATGGTTTTACCAACCCGGGGGGAGACCCATATCCGGCAAGCTGAAATCGCAGACGCCGGTCGGGAAGATTTGTTCGAGGAGTAATTGATCCACGGGCGAGGGTGTCCACACGCCGTAGTCGCCGTCGGCGATTGCCTGGGCAACCGGCTTCAAGTGGCACTTGAAGATGCTGCCCTTGAACGGTCCGCCGGCCACTATTCGCGAGGTCCCGAAAATCTGGAAACTGGCGGTGCAAGCACCGGGTGACCCGCCGTCGAGAATCCCGCCCCAGACGTCGTCGCCGGCCGCAATCTCGTTACCAAGTGTGTCGAAGCAGCGATCGGTCGCTCGCGGCGGTTTGTTGCCGGCTACCCCTAGTCCGGGATTTTCGATGATGTTGGTCATCCACTCGTCCATGACCTCGAGCGCCTCCGGTGTCTGGTCGAACTGTGCACCGCCGACCGCATCGGTGAACCAGATCAGTTGGTTGCCGGAGTCGCCCCGGAAATCGCGAATGCGCTGGCGAGATGCGAAGCTCTGGTGGGAGTTGTGCATGTTGAGCTCGGCCTCGAGGTAGTGACGCCAGTCGATGATCGGGATGTCGATGTCACCCCGGAAGACCAGCCCGTCGGAATATGCGGCCTGCATGGCCTCGAGGTCGCCCTCGTGCCGGGGTGCGGGCGTGGCGCTCACGCTGAAAACCTGGTTGCGGTAGCTCCACGGATCCCAGTTGTTGAAGTCGATCACTCCGGGTGGGAAGAACGGGGAGCCTTCCTGCACCATGTCGGGCTCGTTTTTCCATCCACCGATAACGGCGTTGAGCTTGAGGAACTCCTGGGGTGTGATGTTCCCTACGGCCACGGCGCCCAACCCGTACTGCACGCCGACGTTGTCCCAGTAGTTTTGGGCAAAGCCGTCGGCGCCGACGCCGAAGAAGTTCACCAGATCGGCGAAGTGGGTCCACTGGATCGCCGCCACCGCCGATTGTGGCTCGTACAGTTCCATCCCGGGAGCAGAGCCATAGTTCGGGTTGAGGGCGAGCGGTGATAACCCTCGCCACCCGATCACACACTCACTGGCACCGGCTGACTGGGTGTACGGGTTCAACACGGTGTCGCTGGCGTTGAGGCCTTCGACCAGCGACCGGTTCGACCACGTCTGCCACCGCGGGTTGGCCCCGTCCAACACATCCATGTAGAACTCGAGCAGCTCGCAGTCGCCGATGTGCACCGCCTGGGTGACCATGTCGGGATAGCTGTATTGTGGGATGGCTGCGTCGATCAGGCCGGGGTGATTCTGGCCGTAGATGTACTGTTGGATCCCGCCGCCGGAACCACCCACCGACACCGTATAGATGGGCTCGTCGTAGAGCTCGACGAATCGCTCCTTGACCATCAGAGCAGTCTCGCCGCCGAGCACCAGGTTGTAGTGGGTGCCGGTCTTGTTTCCCGTGGAGTACAGCACTGCGTACCCCTGCGACAGGCCGGTATCGTAGAGCATCCTGCTGCCGCTCGGGCTGCCCTGATAGTGGCCGATCGCCACCCCTCCCTGGAAGTGGTAGATCACCTTGCCGTTCCACGCCGAAGTGTCCAGATCCTCGGGACCCTCATCCTCCGGCGCGAGCATGGCGATGCTGTAGAGGAATCGGTTGATGGTTCCCCTCTCCCAGCGAACGATGTAGTCGACAGTCAGTCCGTCCATGGTCGTTGTTTGTGCAATGTCGGCCGGTTTCGGTCCTCCGGGCTCGTAGGGCTTGAAACTGCCATCGGTCGATTTGTAGAGGTAGATCACGAGGGTGTCGGCGCTGCAGTTCTTGCTGTAGCCGATGATCTCGTCCGTGGGCAGGCCGAACGGATCGGTCGCGAAGACGGGGAAACCCTCGCTCGGGTGGTCGACCAGAGGCTGGCCGAGGCCATAGTCCTGGACGCTGCACATGAAAGGGTGCTGATGAGGGCCTGAAAAAACAGGACCGGTGATCGGATAATTCGTGAGCGTCAGAACGGCAGGATCTGGCAGGCCCTTTCCGTTTCCGTGCTGTTCGACAACCACTGAGTTTTCGCCGATAACAAGCCCGTCGATGACGCCGCTGAGGATGTTCGTACCCGGAATCTGCGTGAATCGGTCTGCCTGATTGACACCGTTCACCCAGACCTCAACCTGGTGCATGGGCACGACCTTTGGCACCACGACGTGAAGACGGGCGTCGCCATCGGTTACCTGGTCCGGTGCGCTGGAAACGACCTCGGCAACAAACGGTGGTTTTTCCTTGGCGAACGCCGGGCTCGTAGCTACAAGGCCGCAGACGAGTACCGCCGTCAACGATGTGCTGACCATCCGTAGACCTGTCATCGATACGGTATTCAGGACTCTTCTCTTGATCATGTGTCCATACCTCCTTTTCGGGTTCACTCATTAGCTGTCCGTCTGAAGATTGCGACTCGGTCTATGTTTGCGACATTATGCCACAACCGCACGAGGCCTGTGCGTTCCGTCGACCTCGGGATGTGTCGCCTGGCGACGGTAGAGGTGTCACCTGATGTGTACGCCGACAGGCTCTCCTGTTGTCGCGAGCCAGGCTGTGCCCTGGCACTCATCTTGCTCAATTTTCGGTTGAACCGGAAATGAGATTCAGGGGTTCGTGGGGGGACGAAATGAACGGACCGGTCATTTGTGCCGCACTGCTTGGGGCGTTGGCCTTTCTTCCCACAACGACGGGATTCGCCCAACAACCGGCTGGCGTTCGTGCTACGGGCGTACACACACCAACATATGGCCGCCGGGCAGACGGTGCGTACCACGCGCCTCAGGCGCCGAAAAGTCTGGACCGCAGGACTGCCGAGACCGAGGTTTCCAACGAGTCACGACCGGAAGGCACCGTCAAGAAACCTGAGAGATCGAGTGTCGAGAGAGAAATCGTCGCAGACATCCAAGCCAATATCGATGAGGAAGCCCTCTTGCTGCCGGTCGTGCACCCTGCCTTCTGGGCCATACACCCCGGCGGGATCACCCGTTTCCTGATTTCATCGCCGTTGCCGATCGACCCGGAACAGAAACTGGGTTCTTCCGAGTGCCAGGAGATACCCACCATGCAACATTGACACGCCGCTGACCGCGCCTCGAGACGGATGGTCCGGCAGTTGCCTGCCGGGTCTTTGGGAGGACCTCGGCGAGATCGAAGATCCGGTCGATCAGACCACGGTGCTGGTAACACGTGGCCCGGACCAAGCCTTGATCTCAGGGCGTGCCCGTCACTAGAGGTTTGTCCGGGTCTGCCGCCCATTCCTGGAGCGAGGCCGTGTAGACGGCGACGTTGGTGAATCCGAGTCGGGTCATGATGAAGGCGTCGGAAGATGCGGAGATTCCACCGCCGCAGTAGGTGATGATGCGGGCGTTGCGGTCGCCCACGAACAGCGCGGCCAGCTCGTTGCGCGGCCGGTAGCGGCCGGTTTCGTCGAGCAGTGACATGGCAGGGGTATTCGAGGCGCCGGGAATGTGGCCGGGCCGGGCGTAGAGCGCCATCTCGCCCCGGAAGTGGGCCTCGGGCATGGCGTCGATCAGCCGGACGGAGTCATCGTCGATGGCTGCGAGCACGTCGTTCCTGTCGGCGATCAGCTCCGG comes from the Acidobacteriota bacterium genome and includes:
- a CDS encoding DUF6351 family protein, whose product is MIKRRVLNTVSMTGLRMVSTSLTAVLVCGLVATSPAFAKEKPPFVAEVVSSAPDQVTDGDARLHVVVPKVVPMHQVEVWVNGVNQADRFTQIPGTNILSGVIDGLVIGENSVVVEQHGNGKGLPDPAVLTLTNYPITGPVFSGPHQHPFMCSVQDYGLGQPLVDHPSEGFPVFATDPFGLPTDEIIGYSKNCSADTLVIYLYKSTDGSFKPYEPGGPKPADIAQTTTMDGLTVDYIVRWERGTINRFLYSIAMLAPEDEGPEDLDTSAWNGKVIYHFQGGVAIGHYQGSPSGSRMLYDTGLSQGYAVLYSTGNKTGTHYNLVLGGETALMVKERFVELYDEPIYTVSVGGSGGGIQQYIYGQNHPGLIDAAIPQYSYPDMVTQAVHIGDCELLEFYMDVLDGANPRWQTWSNRSLVEGLNASDTVLNPYTQSAGASECVIGWRGLSPLALNPNYGSAPGMELYEPQSAVAAIQWTHFADLVNFFGVGADGFAQNYWDNVGVQYGLGAVAVGNITPQEFLKLNAVIGGWKNEPDMVQEGSPFFPPGVIDFNNWDPWSYRNQVFSVSATPAPRHEGDLEAMQAAYSDGLVFRGDIDIPIIDWRHYLEAELNMHNSHQSFASRQRIRDFRGDSGNQLIWFTDAVGGAQFDQTPEALEVMDEWMTNIIENPGLGVAGNKPPRATDRCFDTLGNEIAAGDDVWGGILDGGSPGACTASFQIFGTSRIVAGGPFKGSIFKCHLKPVAQAIADGDYGVWTPSPVDQLLLEQIFPTGVCDFSLPDMGLPPGW